DNA from Rubripirellula lacrimiformis:
TTTGGTGCAATGCGGATGACCGGTGGATCGGCCATCCTTGGGTGGGGCCTAGCGATCTCGGCCGGGTTCTTTATCTGTATCTCTTTGGCCGACCTGTTGCCCGAAGTCGCCTTTCACGACCACGACCGCGGCAAACTAACCGCCGCGCTGCTGATCGGTGTCGCCTTGGCTGTCGCGGTCGAGAACCTGCCGGGGCACAAGCACACCGCACCAACACCGGCGGGTGAATCGGTTGAAAGCCCGCAGGATACGATCAGCCCCACGTCCTAGGCTTTCCCCAGTGAAAGCCAGCACGGGCCCCGCTGGCATACGCCCCAACAGTGGCAAGCATCACCCCCGTGCCCAAGCGGCAGAGCGTTGCGCCGTAGCGTCATCACGTAGCGCAAACTCGCCAACAGTTTCGGCCAACACGGGGGGGATCGCCGAAAGTCTTGGCGACTTGCGCTACGGGTGGGGCGGCGAATTGCGTTACGAATTCGGCGGCTTGCGATTTGGGGGGGCAGGATGGCTTTAGCGGTTTGCGATTGGCGGCTGCGAAAACAGCTCGTCAAAGGCTTTGCGATATTCGCGATCGTCTTGGGGGAACAGGGAATCAAAGGTAGCGCCGTCGACCGCCCCTCGCTGAAACCGTTGCTTAGGAAAGACGGGCATTTCCGTACCAGTGATCTGTCGCACGCCTGCTGCGACGACCTGGCCTTTCAGCCCGTACAAGCGTTGGTGATCCCAGTCCGTCAGTTCGACAAACGGAATCGCCTCGGCCGCTTCGATCACGTCGGGCACCGCAAAGGGACTGAATCCGCGAAACCCTAGCTTCGTCGCGGGCGCACTGGTTCGCACATGCCCCCGACTTTGACCGCCGCTATAGGTCAAGGAATGCTTGACCGCATCGACGCCCCAACCTTCTTGATACAGCATGCGATTGCCCAGCACGCTGCGGATCGTCAGTTCGGGATTTTCTTCGATGGGGTAGTCCTTCAGGTTTTCGTCGCCACCATCGCCATCGATCAGATAACGCCATTCGGGGTACCGCCGGCGGACTTCACGCAACAGGGCCAATCCCATGGTTGCCGATTGGATATCCAACGGCTTGTAGTCCTCGGTCACACCGATCGCGTCGCGCCACGACAACGCAGATCGAGGCACCGAAACGATTTCCAGCAGCATTTCACGGTCAACGGCCTTCAAGAACTGCGACGCTTGTCGCGGGTCCGAAGCATCGCCATCGACCGACAATGTAAACGCTTTGAGACGCGACGAAGATTGTCCGCGGCGACGGATCAAGAAATCGGTCACGATCAGCACCGCGCCGCTGTCCACGCCACCGCTGAACATCAAACCGATCGGCTCGTCGGCGGGGATGCTGTCCAACCACGCGTCGATCGATTCGGCCAATTTACCGATGTACGCTTGGCCGATCGCGTCGATGTTCGCAGGCAAACGATTGCGTTGTGGCGAAAAATAGCGGTGCAGTTTCGGATTGGGATCGGGGCAGCCGACCAATTGCAGTTCCAACAGGTGGTGGGCCGGGACCATTCGCGTGTAAGCAGCGCGGAACTGATCGGCCAACCCTTCCTTGTCCAACTGGCTAGCGATCTCGTCCATCCGTTCCGCGACGATCAAAGCCGGCCCTTCGGCTCGCTTGGCCAAAAAATAACGCATTGGTCGTCCGATCGATCGAGCCATCCGAATCGTCTTTCCGGATTGCTGCAGAATCGCGAACTGGCCCCCAATTTGGCGGATCGCTTCGACACTGCCGCTGCGGACAGCCGCATTGGCCTGATCTCGGGTGGTCCCCAATAGAACGTCACCGGCCGGATCCAGCAGATTGACGACCCGGTCAATCAACTCCATCGGTTGCCCCACCACAGGGGGCATCTCGGGCACCTTGGTCGTGTCTGCGGCGGTGGTCCTGTGGGACGAATCGCTGGCCGCTTCTTTCATGCCGGGCACTGCGGATGAATCGGTGGACGCGGATTTGGCGTTATTCATGGGGGATCGGCGACTAGGATAGAAGGAGATATCGGGATCAAACCGTGTTCAAAAACGCTTGTTAACGACTGCGAATGCTTCTCGGTACAGACAATTGGCCAGCTCCATTATCCAGCTCCATTGTCCAGTTCCATTGTCCAGTTCCATTGTTTCGTTGCATCTTCCGCTGTACCGACCGCGTTCGGCACGAACGCGTCGGCGGCGGGTTGGTTCTGCCGGTTCTGGCGATCACGTATTCGGGTGGCTCGCGACATTCCGACCAAAGCTCCGAATCGGTAACGGTCAGGGTGTTTGGGTGGTTTTTTTCCGAAACGCACGCTAGCACAGTGACGTGAATGTCCGTTTCGGTATTCTAGAGGGTTCGTCGGGGCAGCTTACCCTATTTGAATCCAACGCAAACCAGATCCCGACTGGCTTTGATCGAACTCACCATGAGTTCGGTAACGAAGTCGTTTTTATTACTCGCAGAGCAACGGTGAATCGGTCCGTGGACTTGCAGACGTATTTCGGCACGCATTCGCCCCCGAGAGATCATTTCATCTCGGTGCTGGAGCATTGGGCAGAACATCGCCCCAATGACACCGCGTACTACTTTACCGACGTTGAATCGGTCGAGCAGCGATTGACGTACGCCCAGTTGTGGGACCAAGTCCAATCCTTGGCCGGTCACATGCAATCGGCCTGTCGGGTCCGAGCGGGCGATCGAATCCTGCTGGTCTATCCACCGGGGCTGGAATTTGTGGTCGGCTTTTTTGCCTGTCACGCCGCCGGCGCCATCGCAGTCCCGGCCTACCCGCCACGGCGCAATCGCAAAGCATCGCGTATTCGTTCGATCGTGGTCGACGCCAACGCACGTTGGGCCTTATCGACGCGCAGCATGGTGGAACAACTCTCGGGCGACCAACAGCACGACGACTTGATCGGCGTCCAACTATTGGGAACCGACGATCCGGAAATCCGAGACGCCGCGGCTTGGCGACGACCGAAACTAAGCGAGCACTCGCTGGCCGTGCTGCAGTATACCAGCGGTTCGACCGGTTCCCCCAAGGGGGTGATGCTGAATCATCGCAATCTGATCGCCAACAGCGAGCTGATCCTAGAAGCCTTTGATCCGCCCGAACACTTCACAGGCATGAGCTGGTTGCCGACGTACCACGACATGGGATTGGTCGGCGGCGTGCTGATGCCGCTGTACACCGGTCGTACGAACGTGTTGATGAGCCCGATGACATTCTTGCAGCGGCCAGCCCGTTGGCTGCAAGGGATCTCGAAGTACGGCGTGACGATCAGCGGCGGACCGAACTTTTCGTACCAGCTTTGCGCCGACAAGATCCAGGACTCGGAACTGGAAGGCGTCGATCTGTCGAAGTGGGCGATTGCGTTCAATGGTGCCGAACCGATCCGGCCATCCACGTTGCAAGACTTTGCCAAACGATTCGCAAAGCAGGGCTTCAATCCGGCCGCGTCGCTGCCCTGTTACGGGATGGCGGAAACCACGTTGATCGTGACCGGCGGACCAACCACACCGCGTCCGGTCACGACCACCTTCGACGGTCGCGGTCTGGAAGAAAAGATCGTGCGCCCGGTCGCTGCCGATCACTCCTCCGCTCGCGCCTTGGTCGGTTGTGGCGCGGTACTGAAAAACGAAACGGTGATCATCGTCGATCCAGAAACTCGCGAGCAATTGCCAAGCGACTCGATCGGCGAAATTTGGGTCCAAAGCGACTCGGTCGGCCAAGGCTACTATCGCCGCAAAGAAGCGTCCGAGCAGACGTTTCGGGCGACCACGATGGACGGCGAAGGACCATTCCTGCGCACCGGTGACCTGGGCTTTCTGTACAACGGACAACTTTACGTTTCCGGCCGCTTGAAGGACATGATCATTGTTCGCGGCGTCAATCGGTATCCGCAAGACATCGAAGAGACCGTCGAACTAGCGTCCGAAGCCGTCCAAGCCGGTTCGGTCGGCGCGGTGGCGATGGAACATGATGGACGAGAACAATTGGTGATCGTGGCCGAAACCGTCCGCGCCCGTGACTTGGACTGGGACATGCACATCCAGGCCATCCGTCGCGCCGTGACGGCTGAACACGAATTGCCGCCGGATGCCGTCTACCTGGTGCGCAACAGCAGCATCCCCAAGACCAGCAGCGGCAAGATTCAACGCCACGCCTGTCTGCACTCGGTCCGCGATGGTGACTTGAAACTGATCGCCAAGTGGGTCCGCTGGGAAGAATCCGGGGGCAACGGATTTTCCGATGCCGCCCCGATGATGCAGGCCGCATCGGCGAGTGGGTCCGAAAAAGTCAATCCTGCCGATATCAGTGGCCCGATCGTCGAAGTGATCGGACACCACGTGCGCCGCGTAGCAGGTGAACGCGCCGGTGCCCTGAACCTGGAAACCAACATCGTTTTGGATCTCGGCTTGGACAGCCTAGAACGGCTGGAGATCGCTCGAAAATTAGAACGAACCTTCGGCGGCCGTTTTCCTGAACAAGTGCTGGACGAAATCGAAACCATCGGACAGACCGCGCTCGCGATCCAGCGATACCTTCCGCCCGGCGGCGAAGCCCGTGCCGAAGCGCTGCTGCGTGGTGAGTTCACCGACGACGATTCCGCCACCGAGGGCCGCGCGTCGTCCGAACGAAATGGGCAGGCGACCGAAACGGTCGAAGCCGAAGACAGCATCGAACAGTTTGCCGAATACCGTCGACTGAAGACGACGATGCGACAGATGTTGATGACGGGTGTTCCGAACCCCTTCTTCACCGTTCATGACGGAATCGTGGGTGACAAGACCATCGTTGACGGTCGCGAACTGATCAGCTTTGCCAGCTACAACTACCTGGGACTCAGCGGACACCCCGATGTTTCCGAGGCGGCCTCGGCAGCGGTTCGGAAGTATGGGACCAGTGTGTCGGCCAGCCGTTTGGTTTCTGGTGAAAAACCGATTCACGGACAACTGGAAAAATTGATCGCACGATGGATCGGAGTCGACAACTCGATCCTGATGGTGGGCGGTCACGCCACCAACGAAACCACGATTGGCCACTTGGTGGGTGCGGGCGATTTGATTGTGCACGATGCCCTGTCACACAACAGTATCGTGCAAGGCGCCCTGCTGTCGGGCGCTCGGCGGCGACCGTTTCCGCACAACGACTATGCAGCGTTGGACCGCATGCTGGGCGAGATTCGCGGACAGTACCGACGGGTGCTGATCGTGATCGAAGGCGTCTACAGCATGGACGGCGACTATTCGGATCTGCCCAAGTTCATCGAAGTCAAGAAGAAGCATCGCGCCATGTTGATGGTCGACGAAGCCCACAGTTTTGGCACGATGGGCGAAACCGGACGCGGGATGGCCGAACACTTTGGCGTCGATGCTCGCGATGTCGACATTTGGATGGGCACCCTCAGCAAGAGCGCGGCGTCCTGCGGCGGATACATCGCCGGCAGTGATGCCTTGGTCGAACTGCTGCGTTACACCGCCCCCGGCTTTGTGTTCAGCGTCGGCATGCCCCCGGCACAAGTCGCCGCTGCAATGGCTGCGATCGAAACGCTTGAACGTGAACCCGAACGCGTTCAACGACTGCGCCGGCAAAGCGATCTGTTCCTGTCGCTATGCCGCGAAGCAGGCCTGGATACCGGTGACAGCAGTGGCACGCCGGTGGTTCCCGTCATCACGGGCAATTCGATGGTCGCGCTTCGATTGTCGAACCGGTTGAAAGCAGACGGGATCAACGTGCAACCGATCCTGTATCCGGCCGTGGATGAATCCGCCGCTCGATTGCGATTCTTCATCACCAGCGAACATACCGACGAACAAATTCGGTTCACCGTCGCCAAGACCGCCGAACACATGCAAGAGCTAAGCGTGGGAAGTTTGGAACTGGAAGTGAAGAGCTAGCTTCGCCGCACGCGCGAGCAGCGCAGGAACGTTGGCGACCACCGCGCGTGAGTGATTGCCACTGAAACCATTGCCACTGAAACCATTGCCAGTGAAACCATTGCCAGTGACCGATGGCCGGTCGGTCCACGCGGTCGAAGACATCTGACTGCGGCCATGCCAAGCAGTGTTTCTCACTTCCCCTCTAGTGAGTTACGTGCACTGCGATCGATGGTGTCCATTCTGCCGCTGGTACATTTCCAGGCACGCTGCATCGTTGACTTCCGCATCCAGAATCGGTTTAGCCCTTGCGGTGGCGGTGACGTGTTCTAGAATTGGTAGGTGCGCGATTGTCGTGGACGGCGATAGGAATTCGAGTCTGGCGACGGGCTGGAATACCTCACGGCGACGTGTCTAGTTTCTATTTTGAGGAGATTGTTTTGCTTACCGAGTCCACCGTCGAGAACATGTTTCGGCAATTGATGAAGACCGAAGATCGCAACGAAGAGACCTTCGAAAAGGCGGAAGAGCTGTTGGAAGTCGAGCTTCGCCCCGAAAGCCCGTTGCGTCACCGCTTGACCGTCGAATTGGAAGAGCTTCGCACGCTGGCGACCAAGAGCTAGTTCAGCCAACCGGCTTCCCAGTAGCGATCAGTAGAATTGATTCAAGACGCTTCGGCGTCCCACCGCTAGCTATCCATCGGTCGTGGCGATCATGCCCGACTAGCTGAAACGCATCTCTCCCGATTCCTTTGTCCCAGTGCCCACTGCGACAACCGTTTCGGGTTTTTTCTTGCGCCCGCAGGGACGTCGTGACCTGATAGAGATGCCACCGCCCGCGGGGATGCGATCCCGCACTGGGGTGTTTGGGTTCGCTGCGAAGTCCTGGCGTACGTGGACGCCAAGACCGTCTGCGATGTCACCGTCTGCGATGTCACCGCCGGCGCATAAAAAACGACACCGCAAAGTAACCTTTGCGGTGCCGAATGTTCGCTGCAAGCGATGGTAGCAAGTTTGGGTTTAGTGGTTCAGACTCAGTCCGAAGGTTCCACCAACCATCACATAGCCTTGGTCATTGTCACCGGCACTGAGTGCACCGCCGGCTCCGCTGCCTCCTCGCCACAAGCCCCGAGCGATGTCGATGACTTGAACACCGGCTCGGATTTGAAGCATCTTGGTCAGTTGGTAGCCCACTTCGCCCCGCACATCGAATCCGATGAAGAACTCTTCGTTGCGTTCGTATACCGGTGGGACACCGTCTTGGTCATGACGGATGAACACAGGTGGATCACCGATCGTGGTTGGGTTGTCGTAGAACACGCTTTCGATCTGACGATCGTACTTGGCACTTTGGTAAGATCCGCCCAAGAAGCATTTGAAGTCGCTGGTGAAGCTAAACCGTTCACGCTGTTTCAGGTAGCGGAAACCAACTTGCATCCCCAGCATCTCGTTCTCGGTGATCGATCGATCCGAAGTTAGCTGTTCGACAAAGGTGTCGGCAGGGTCACCCGAACCAGGTCCGATCACTGCGGTCGTACCGGGGAAAGCAGCAAAGCTTTGGGTCCCGTTCAGGTCATTGACTCGCAGCCACCGAAGGCCGACCAATGGTTCCAGAATACCACCGTAGTGGTACGGTTCCATCCGCCAAGTCTTGTTCAGTTCGTAACTGTTGTAGTTGATATAGTTCTGGGTATCACCGATATCGATGAACCGATAACTATTCCCCTCGTTGTTCCGAGTTCCCGGAGGCGTCTCGAAACCAAAGGCGCCGAAGGCACCGCTGTCGCCACTACCGCCTGTGACCTGACCGCCGTTGTAACGGTTCAGTCTTTCGCGGCGTACCGTGTAGACTTCATGGACCTCGTTTTTGGTCCAGTTGAAAGTCCAACCTTTGTCTTCGCCGGGCAACATGTAACCGACTTCATATCGGTGCCCGTAACCCGAGTCGAGCCTCGTCTTGGCGTTGGTTTCGCCAAAGACTCCGCCAATGGACGGCGAGTCCAAATCGGGTCGTGATCCATAAAGGTGCAAGCGATCGTACGTCGCGAACCACCCTGTCGCTGCGCGTTTGCTCGGCTTCATGTCGGCCAAGTCCATGTCATAGACCGGCTCGAACCAGTTAAAGTCGGGATCGAACGCGAATGGGTCCGCCACCGGAACGTGTTCCTGGGCGCCCACCGATGCGACTCCGCCTAGCAGTGCTAGGGCTGTGAGCAGACTTGCAGTCAGCTTCCGTACCGACATCGCTTGTTCCACCGTCTTGCAGTTAATTTGTCTCGAGAGTGCCGCCCCTGTGGCCGACCCTCGTCATCCCAAACGCCGGAAAACTCCCGACGCGACCCGCTCCGTTCTCAGCTGACCTCGGAAACTCAATTCCGTGGTTCCGAATCACCCCCGTAAAGAGGCTTGCTGTTCTGGAAAACTTCGGGTTGTGCCGGTAGTATCGGCCAGGCCATGCGAAAAGGCTTAGCTTGTTTAGGCATAGAAGCGGCAAAAGTGCGAGAATCTGCAAAACCCGCACAAATTATGGCCGCGTTGGGCTGGACCAACGTCGGACTTTCCAGCCTAGGTAATCTAGGGAACTTCCGACCTGCCAGAAGATGCCGTTTGATTCCGATCCCTGCGGGCCCCAGCCAACGCCTACGGTCGATGCGTTCCGAAACCGAGTATCGCGACCAGCGGAACCCACGCGTTGCCCAGCGGAGCTGACAAGCGTCCCGTCGTGGACGGCAGCGAGTCGCCTGCCACCATCTTGGTGCGAGTGGACGCGATCAGGGACACCGGCGCGGTGGGATCGCCCCCTCTTCCCCTCGACGCGGATCCGGACGATCAAACTCGAACCAGGCCAAGCAGGTTCCGGCCGGCTACTTCTTTCCCATCGCCCGCTTGGACGCAAAAAACTCGGTCAGTACACGTCCCGCCTGATCAGCCATGACGCCGGACGTCACCAAGCATTGGTGGTTCAGCCGTGGATCGGTCAGCACCTGGTACAGACTCTGGACGGCGCCGCCCTTGGGGTCAGCGGCACCGAACACGATCCGGGGGATACGTGACTGCACGATCGCACCGGCGCACATCAAACAGGGTTCCAACGTGACGTACAACGTGCACCGTTCCAGTCGCCAATCGTCGATGGCGGCGGCGGCCTGAGTGATCGCGATCATCTCGGCGTGCGCGGTGGGGTCGTGCAGGGATTCACGTTGATTGGCCGCTGCGGCGATCATTTCACCATCACGCAGGATGACCGCCCCGACCGGGACCTCGTCCGCCGTCGCGGCGGCATAGGCCTGTTCCATCGCCCGCTGCATCCAGTGGGCGTCAAACTGGGCCAGCAACTCTGCATCTTCGCTACTCATCTTCACTCGCTCGCAAATCGGCGGCCTTTTTTGCCTCGGCCAATTCGGCCTTCGAGAGGGTCCGAACGCGAATTTTCCGATACTCTGCGTCGCACTGGTACGCCGCTAGCCCGATCGGTTCGCATAGTTCCATCCCGAATCGCAGATCGAACGTGTGATTCAAGCGTGGCTGTTCGACCGAGATTTTGTCATCGATCCAGCACTGGATCTGATGCGGGTCCACACGCACGCGGACTTTGTACCAACGATTCATATCGAAGGTTTGGTAATAGGTTTGTTCGTTTTCGCTGGCGTCCATCCCGTCGATATTGCTGATCCCGACGACGCCGCCCCCCCATCCGCCTAGGACATAGGTCACATGGCTATCCCCCACGGGGAAGGTCAATCCACAAAAGAAATCGAACCCATCGGTGCGGCGTGCTTCCAGTTCGATCTCGAAGCTGTCCTTGGCTGCATCCCCCGTCCAATGAACTCCCGTCAACGGATCCCCCACGCCCATCTTGATCGAGTTGCCTTTGATTTCGATGGGTCCGTCGCCACCGAACTGAGCTGCTTTCCACGATCCCTTCAGCTCCCGCCACTCGGTGGACGGGGTCGCGGACGAGTTTCCCGGCTTGGTCTTTGGTTCTGTCGTAGTTTTCGGATCCGATACAGGCGGCTGATCGGCGTTTAGGACACCGGTAGTCGCCAGCAGCGCGAAAAACAGGACACAGCAGATAAATCGATTCACGACAGACACCTCTAAAGATCGATGGAAACGTACGCCGGGACTACCGATTATTCCGGTCGCGCCGATCATGATTGACGCGGATTTGACGCGGGTCAGGAGACGATTGTGCAGCGAATTCGACAACCATTCTTTCGCGCGGTGGCCACCACGGCGGCGACTGTGCCAGCTTACTCGATCGAAAACTATCCCATGCGCCCGGTCACAAAAATATCGCTGCTGGGAATCCGGTTGGCCATCATTGCGCTGGCGATCTACTGGATCGCAATTTTTACCGGCACCCACCTACCGGCGGTCTCGGACTTCTCACCGCGAATGAACGACAAGATCAAGCACTTTTCGGCGTTCTTCGGGCTGGCCACTCTGTTGTGCTATTCCACCACGTCATCGAACTTGGTCAAGCGTTTCGGGACGATCGCTGCCGTGATCGCGGTCTACGCTGCGTTCGATGAATTCACACAGCAGTTCATTCCGGGACGGACAGCCGATCCGTACGATTTCATTGCAGACATGGCAGGCGCTCTGACCGCGATCGCGGTCTACATCGTCGTTCGCTGGATGCTGGCATCCAAACGCACCCCGGCGGTTTGACGCACAGCCCACGACGGCTGGAAAGATGCGGATCAATCCCCGACCGCCGTTCCGGTGGCTGGGCGACAGGGGGTCTCGCTTGCTGAACCGGCGTTTCGGGGTACAGGAAAGTTCTAGTTCGTTTCTTTCAGGCGGCCTGTTCGTCAGGCCAAGACTTCTTGGATCACGTGACCGTGGACATTGGTCAGCCTGAAATTGAATCCCTTGTAGCGGTACGTCAACTTTTTGTGGTTGATGCCCAACATGTGCAGCACGGTGGCAT
Protein-coding regions in this window:
- the tadA gene encoding tRNA adenosine(34) deaminase TadA — translated: MSSEDAELLAQFDAHWMQRAMEQAYAAATADEVPVGAVILRDGEMIAAAANQRESLHDPTAHAEMIAITQAAAAIDDWRLERCTLYVTLEPCLMCAGAIVQSRIPRIVFGAADPKGGAVQSLYQVLTDPRLNHQCLVTSGVMADQAGRVLTEFFASKRAMGKK
- a CDS encoding aminotransferase class I/II-fold pyridoxal phosphate-dependent enzyme produces the protein MNRSVDLQTYFGTHSPPRDHFISVLEHWAEHRPNDTAYYFTDVESVEQRLTYAQLWDQVQSLAGHMQSACRVRAGDRILLVYPPGLEFVVGFFACHAAGAIAVPAYPPRRNRKASRIRSIVVDANARWALSTRSMVEQLSGDQQHDDLIGVQLLGTDDPEIRDAAAWRRPKLSEHSLAVLQYTSGSTGSPKGVMLNHRNLIANSELILEAFDPPEHFTGMSWLPTYHDMGLVGGVLMPLYTGRTNVLMSPMTFLQRPARWLQGISKYGVTISGGPNFSYQLCADKIQDSELEGVDLSKWAIAFNGAEPIRPSTLQDFAKRFAKQGFNPAASLPCYGMAETTLIVTGGPTTPRPVTTTFDGRGLEEKIVRPVAADHSSARALVGCGAVLKNETVIIVDPETREQLPSDSIGEIWVQSDSVGQGYYRRKEASEQTFRATTMDGEGPFLRTGDLGFLYNGQLYVSGRLKDMIIVRGVNRYPQDIEETVELASEAVQAGSVGAVAMEHDGREQLVIVAETVRARDLDWDMHIQAIRRAVTAEHELPPDAVYLVRNSSIPKTSSGKIQRHACLHSVRDGDLKLIAKWVRWEESGGNGFSDAAPMMQAASASGSEKVNPADISGPIVEVIGHHVRRVAGERAGALNLETNIVLDLGLDSLERLEIARKLERTFGGRFPEQVLDEIETIGQTALAIQRYLPPGGEARAEALLRGEFTDDDSATEGRASSERNGQATETVEAEDSIEQFAEYRRLKTTMRQMLMTGVPNPFFTVHDGIVGDKTIVDGRELISFASYNYLGLSGHPDVSEAASAAVRKYGTSVSASRLVSGEKPIHGQLEKLIARWIGVDNSILMVGGHATNETTIGHLVGAGDLIVHDALSHNSIVQGALLSGARRRPFPHNDYAALDRMLGEIRGQYRRVLIVIEGVYSMDGDYSDLPKFIEVKKKHRAMLMVDEAHSFGTMGETGRGMAEHFGVDARDVDIWMGTLSKSAASCGGYIAGSDALVELLRYTAPGFVFSVGMPPAQVAAAMAAIETLEREPERVQRLRRQSDLFLSLCREAGLDTGDSSGTPVVPVITGNSMVALRLSNRLKADGINVQPILYPAVDESAARLRFFITSEHTDEQIRFTVAKTAEHMQELSVGSLELEVKS
- a CDS encoding VanZ family protein is translated as MRPVTKISLLGIRLAIIALAIYWIAIFTGTHLPAVSDFSPRMNDKIKHFSAFFGLATLLCYSTTSSNLVKRFGTIAAVIAVYAAFDEFTQQFIPGRTADPYDFIADMAGALTAIAVYIVVRWMLASKRTPAV
- a CDS encoding asparagine synthase-related protein; translated protein: MELIDRVVNLLDPAGDVLLGTTRDQANAAVRSGSVEAIRQIGGQFAILQQSGKTIRMARSIGRPMRYFLAKRAEGPALIVAERMDEIASQLDKEGLADQFRAAYTRMVPAHHLLELQLVGCPDPNPKLHRYFSPQRNRLPANIDAIGQAYIGKLAESIDAWLDSIPADEPIGLMFSGGVDSGAVLIVTDFLIRRRGQSSSRLKAFTLSVDGDASDPRQASQFLKAVDREMLLEIVSVPRSALSWRDAIGVTEDYKPLDIQSATMGLALLREVRRRYPEWRYLIDGDGGDENLKDYPIEENPELTIRSVLGNRMLYQEGWGVDAVKHSLTYSGGQSRGHVRTSAPATKLGFRGFSPFAVPDVIEAAEAIPFVELTDWDHQRLYGLKGQVVAAGVRQITGTEMPVFPKQRFQRGAVDGATFDSLFPQDDREYRKAFDELFSQPPIANR
- a CDS encoding DUF1080 domain-containing protein, translated to MNRFICCVLFFALLATTGVLNADQPPVSDPKTTTEPKTKPGNSSATPSTEWRELKGSWKAAQFGGDGPIEIKGNSIKMGVGDPLTGVHWTGDAAKDSFEIELEARRTDGFDFFCGLTFPVGDSHVTYVLGGWGGGVVGISNIDGMDASENEQTYYQTFDMNRWYKVRVRVDPHQIQCWIDDKISVEQPRLNHTFDLRFGMELCEPIGLAAYQCDAEYRKIRVRTLSKAELAEAKKAADLRASEDE